A genomic region of Trifolium pratense cultivar HEN17-A07 linkage group LG3, ARS_RC_1.1, whole genome shotgun sequence contains the following coding sequences:
- the LOC123915479 gene encoding NADPH:adrenodoxin oxidoreductase, mitochondrial isoform X1: MFNMRIFRARKLLCRSFSNTLHSEPLRVCVVGSGPAGCYTAEKMLKAREQAQVDIIDRLPTPFGLVRSGVAPDHPETKIVVNQFSRVAQHERCSFFGNVTLGSSVSLSELRRLYHVVVLAYGAESDRNLGIPGENLKGVLSAREFVWWYNGHPDGQNLDPDLKSTDTAVILGQGNVALDVARILLRPTSELATTDIASHALATLEESSIRVVYLVGRRGPAQAACTAKELREVLGIKNLDISIQESDLILTPADEEELKSNRIHRRIFELLSKAATSRPRHAGLNQRRLHFVFFRKPDSFQESKDNTGHVSGVRFEKTVLESVGPGKQIAVGTGEFEDIKCGIVLKSIGYKSVPVDGLPFDHKKGIVPNDEGRVLSDTSDTAALEEGLYVCGWLKRGPTGIVATNLYCAEETVSSILEDLENGVLISSTAALKPGRNGLLKLMHDRNVRIVSFNDWEKIDSEERRLGSSRNKPREKLATWNELLTATAEGTEYST; this comes from the exons ATGTTCAACATGAGAATTTTCCGAGCAAGAAAGTTGCTATGTAGAAGCTTTTCCAACACTCTTCATTCAGAGCCTTTACGAGTCTGTGTTGTTGGAAGTGGTCCCGCCGGTTGCTACACTGCTGAGAAG ATGTTGAAGGCTCGTGAACAAGCACAAGTTGATATCATTGATAGGTTGCCTACGCCTTTTGGGTTGGTTCGCTCCGGTGTTGCACCTGATCACCCTGAAACTAAG ATTGTCGTAAATCAATTTTCCAGGGTGGCGCAACATGAACGATGCTCATTTTTTGGAAATGTGACCCTTGGATCCAGCGTATCTCTTTCTGAATTGCGCAGGCTGTATCATGTG GTTGTCCTTGCATATGGTGCTGAAAGCGACAGAAATCTTGGTATACCAGGAGAA aaCTTAAAAGGAGTACTGTCAGCCAGAGAGTTTGTTTGGTGGTATAATGGGCATCCAGATGGACAAAATCTTGATCCAGACCTGAAGAGCACTGATACAGCTGTCATTCTTGGTCAG gGGAATGTTGCCTTAGATGTTGCACGTATTCTTTTACGGCCTACTTCAGAGTTAGCAACAACTGATATTGCCAGTCATGCTTTGGCTACTTTAGAGGAGAGCTCTATCAG GGTAGTTTATTTGGTTGGAAGACGGGGTCCAGCCCAAGCAGCTTGTACTGCAAAAGAGTTACGTGAAGTTCTAG gtATTAAGAATCTTGATATTTCCATACAGGAATCTGATCTAATTCTAACCCCAGCTGATGAG GAAGAGCTTAAGAGCAACCGAATACACAGAAGAATTTTTGAGTTGCTATCCAAGGCAGCTACCTCAAGACCCAGACATGCTGGTTTGAACCAACGTCGGCTCCATTTTGTCTTCTTCCGTAAGCCAGATAGTTTTCAAGAATCAAAAGACAATACTGGCCATGTCTCTGGTGTGCGCTTTGAGAAGACCGTTCTTGaaa GTGTTGGCCCTGGAAAACAAATTGCCGTTGGTACTGGAGAATTTGAAGATATTAAATGCGG GATTGTTCTTAAGAGCATTGGTTACAAATCAGTACCAGTGGATGGCCTACCTTTTGATCATAAGAAAG GTATAGTTCCAAATGATGAAGGCCGAGTGTTGAGTGACACTTCAGATACTGCTGCTCTTGAAGAGGGCTTATATGTATGTGGTTGGCTGAAGAGAGGACCAACCGGGATTGTTGCGACAAACCTATATTGTGCTGAAGAAACT GTGTCGAGCATATTAGAAGACCTTGAGAACGGAGTTTTGATTTCATCAACGGCCGCACTGAAACCGGGAAGAAATGGTCTTCTCAAGCTTATGCATGATAGGAATGTTAGAATAGTTTCATTCAATGATTGGGAAAAGATAGACTCTGAAGAAAGGAGGCTTGGAAGTTCAAGGAACAAGCCTAGGGAAAAACTAGCCACGTGGAACGAACTACTGACAGCTACCGCAGAAGGAACTGAATATTCCACGTAA
- the LOC123915479 gene encoding NADPH:adrenodoxin oxidoreductase, mitochondrial isoform X2, with protein MWLSLHMVLKATEILNLKGVLSAREFVWWYNGHPDGQNLDPDLKSTDTAVILGQGNVALDVARILLRPTSELATTDIASHALATLEESSIRVVYLVGRRGPAQAACTAKELREVLGIKNLDISIQESDLILTPADEEELKSNRIHRRIFELLSKAATSRPRHAGLNQRRLHFVFFRKPDSFQESKDNTGHVSGVRFEKTVLESVGPGKQIAVGTGEFEDIKCGIVLKSIGYKSVPVDGLPFDHKKGIVPNDEGRVLSDTSDTAALEEGLYVCGWLKRGPTGIVATNLYCAEETVSSILEDLENGVLISSTAALKPGRNGLLKLMHDRNVRIVSFNDWEKIDSEERRLGSSRNKPREKLATWNELLTATAEGTEYST; from the exons ATGTG GTTGTCCTTGCATATGGTGCTGAAAGCGACAGAAATCTTG aaCTTAAAAGGAGTACTGTCAGCCAGAGAGTTTGTTTGGTGGTATAATGGGCATCCAGATGGACAAAATCTTGATCCAGACCTGAAGAGCACTGATACAGCTGTCATTCTTGGTCAG gGGAATGTTGCCTTAGATGTTGCACGTATTCTTTTACGGCCTACTTCAGAGTTAGCAACAACTGATATTGCCAGTCATGCTTTGGCTACTTTAGAGGAGAGCTCTATCAG GGTAGTTTATTTGGTTGGAAGACGGGGTCCAGCCCAAGCAGCTTGTACTGCAAAAGAGTTACGTGAAGTTCTAG gtATTAAGAATCTTGATATTTCCATACAGGAATCTGATCTAATTCTAACCCCAGCTGATGAG GAAGAGCTTAAGAGCAACCGAATACACAGAAGAATTTTTGAGTTGCTATCCAAGGCAGCTACCTCAAGACCCAGACATGCTGGTTTGAACCAACGTCGGCTCCATTTTGTCTTCTTCCGTAAGCCAGATAGTTTTCAAGAATCAAAAGACAATACTGGCCATGTCTCTGGTGTGCGCTTTGAGAAGACCGTTCTTGaaa GTGTTGGCCCTGGAAAACAAATTGCCGTTGGTACTGGAGAATTTGAAGATATTAAATGCGG GATTGTTCTTAAGAGCATTGGTTACAAATCAGTACCAGTGGATGGCCTACCTTTTGATCATAAGAAAG GTATAGTTCCAAATGATGAAGGCCGAGTGTTGAGTGACACTTCAGATACTGCTGCTCTTGAAGAGGGCTTATATGTATGTGGTTGGCTGAAGAGAGGACCAACCGGGATTGTTGCGACAAACCTATATTGTGCTGAAGAAACT GTGTCGAGCATATTAGAAGACCTTGAGAACGGAGTTTTGATTTCATCAACGGCCGCACTGAAACCGGGAAGAAATGGTCTTCTCAAGCTTATGCATGATAGGAATGTTAGAATAGTTTCATTCAATGATTGGGAAAAGATAGACTCTGAAGAAAGGAGGCTTGGAAGTTCAAGGAACAAGCCTAGGGAAAAACTAGCCACGTGGAACGAACTACTGACAGCTACCGCAGAAGGAACTGAATATTCCACGTAA
- the LOC123915480 gene encoding auxin-responsive protein IAA27-like → MSVPVEQGGYGGCLKEVPSMETTERNIGLNLKATELRLGLPGSESPERENGGLSMLKSLVSGAKRGFSDAIDGGSGKWVLSGNGGSEVGLCKDGNLFSPKAKGGVGECNKQQNPFSAASVVKESVPHSPKPLHDNKPQISSPPSAKAQVVGWPPIRSFRKNSMATPPQKNDADAEAKSECLYVKVSMEGAPYLRKVDLNGFSSYRELSSALEKMFSCFTISQCGSYGVSCQEKILSESRLVDLLHGSEYVLTYEDKDGDWMLVGDVPWEMFTESCKRLRIMKSSEAIGLAPRAMEKCKSRN, encoded by the exons ATGTCTGTGCCAGTGGAACAAGGTGGTTATGGTGGTTGTTTGAAAGAGGTTCCTTCAATGGAAACTACTGAGAGGAACATTGGATTGAACCTCAAAGCTACTGAACTGAGGCTTGGGTTACCAGGCTCTGAATCTCCTGAGAGAGAAAATGGTGGGTTGTCTATGCTTAAGAGTTTGGTGTCTGGTGCTAAAAGGGGTTTCTCTGATGCTATTGATGGAGGTTCTGGGAAATGGGTTTTGTCTGGAAATGGTGGATCTGAAGTGGGGTTGTGTAAAGATGGAAACTTGTTTTCTCCTAAAGCTAAAGGTGGTGTTGGTGAAtgcaacaaacaacaaaacccTTTCTCTGCTGCCTCAGTTGTTAAAGAATCTGttccacactctccaaagcctTTGCATGATAACAAACCACAGATTTCTTCTCCTCCTTCTGCaaa GGCGCAAGTTGTAGGATGGCCACCAATCCGATCTTTCAGGAAGAACTCAATGGCTACTCCACCTCAAAAGAATGATGCTGATGCAGAAGCCAAATCTGAATGCCTCTATGTAAAAGTCAGCATGGAAGGTGCTCCATACTTGAGGAAAGTGGATCTGAATGGTTTTAGCTCTTATAGGGAACTTTCTTCGGCACTCGAAAAGATGTTCAGTTGTTTTACAATCA GTCAATGTGGATCATATGGAGTTTCTTGTCAAGAAAAAATTTTAAGTGAAAGTAGATTGGTGGATCTTCTTCATGGTTCGGAATATGTGCTTACCTATGAAGACAAGGATGGTGATTGGATGCTAGTTGGTGATGTTCCATGGGA aaTGTTCACCGAGTCTTGCAAGAGGCTGAGGATAATGAAGAGCTCTGAAGCAATTGGACTAG CACCTCGAGCCATGGAAAAGTGCAAAAGTCGCAACTAG